Proteins from one Oenanthe melanoleuca isolate GR-GAL-2019-014 chromosome 1, OMel1.0, whole genome shotgun sequence genomic window:
- the LOC130253437 gene encoding probable ubiquitin carboxyl-terminal hydrolase FAF-X, giving the protein MHVDSRKRSCLIYLGASWVLGVVLCTHFVHSCLFSQTNAGNEPDMEDEQVCCEALEVMTLCFALIPTALDALSKEKAWQTFIIDLLLHCHSKTVRQMAQEQFFLMATRCCMGQRPLLFFITLLFTVLGSTARERAKHSGDYFTLLRHLLNYAYNSNINVPNAEVLLNNEIDWLKRIRDEVKRTGETGVEETILEGHLGVTKELLAFQTPEKKYHIGCEKGGANLIKELIDDFIFPASNVYLQYMRNGELPAEQAIPVCSSPATINAGFELLVALAVGCVRNLKQIVDTLTEMYYIGTAITTCEALTEWEYLPPVGPRPPKGFVGLKNAGATCYMNSVIQQLYMIPAIRNGILAIEGTGSDVDDDMSGDEKQDNESNVDPRDDVFGYPHQYEDKPALSKTEDRKEYNIGVLRHLQVIFGHLAASRLQYYVPRGFWKQFRLWGEPVNLREQHDALEFFNSLVDSLDEALKALGHPAMLSKVLGGSFADQKICQGCPHRYECEESFTTLNVDIRNHQNLLDSLEQYVKGDLLEGANAYHCEKCNKKVDTVKRLLIKKLPPVLAIQLKRFDYDWERECAIKFNDYFEFPRELDMEPYTVAGVAKLEGDDVNPENQIIQNEQSENEHSGSTKYRLVGVLVHSGQASGGHYYSYIIQRNGGDGEKNRWYKFDDGDVTECKMDDDEEMKNQCFGGEYMGEVFDHMMKRMSYRRQKRWWNAYILFYERMDTIDKDNELIKYISEITITTKPHQIKMPSAIERSVRKQNVQFMHNRMQYSLEYFQFIKKLLTCNSVYLNPPPGQDHLLPEAEEITMISIQLAARFLFTTGFHTKKIVRGPASDWYDALCILLRHSKNVRFWFAHNVLFNVSNRFSEYLLECPSAEVRGAFAKLIVFIAHFSLQDGPCQSPFASPGPSSQAYDNLSLSDHLLRAVLNLLRREVSEHGRHLQQYFNLFVMYANLGVAEKTQLLKLNVPATFMLVALDEGPGPPIKYQYAELGKLYTVVSQLIRCCNVSSRMQSSINGNPPLANPYGDPNLSQPIMALQQNVADILFVRTSYVKKIIEDCSNSEETIKLLRFCCWENPQFSSTVLSELLWQVAYSYTYELRPYLDLLLQILLIEDSWQTHRIHNALKGIPDDRDGLFDTIQRSKNHYQKRAYQCIKCMVALFGNCPVAYQILQSNGDLKRKWTWAVEWLGDELERRPYTGNPQYTYNNWSPPIQSNETSNGYFLERSHSARMTLAKACELCPEEMGGQSTDVNKQDVSVLLADVYTDQQVTVLALTPQHTQHTQGVIIPVPGCGVASVGAQAR; this is encoded by the exons TGATATACCTTGGAGCCAGTTGGGTTCTTGGGGTTGTTTTGTGTACCCACTTCGTGCactcttgtttgttttcacagaCAAATGCAGGAAATGAACCAGACATGGAAGATGAACAAGTTTGCTGTGAAGCACTGGAGGTGATGACCCTGTGCTTTGCTTTGATTCCAACGGCACTGGATGCACTCAGTAAAGAGAAGGCGTGGCAGACATTTATTATTGATTTACTATTGCACTGTCACAGCAA AACTGTTCGTCAGATGGCACAGGAGCAATTCTTTTTAATGGCTACCAGGTGTTGCATGGGACAGAGAcctctccttttcttcattaCCCTGCTGTTTACTGTTCTAGGG AGCACTGCAAGAGAGAGAGCTAAGCATTCTGGAGACTACTTCACACTCTTAAGACATCTTCTTAACTATGCTTACAACAGTAATATTAATGTACCCAATGCTGAAGTTCTTCTCAATAATGAAATTGACTGGCTTAAGAGAATCAGG GATGAAGTAAAAAGAACGGGAGAAACAGGTGTTGAAGAAACAATCTTAGAGGGTCACCTTGGAGTAACAAAAGAATTGTTAGCATTTCAGACACCTGAGAAGAAATACCATATTGGTTGTGAAAAAGGAGGTGCTAATCTCATTAAA GAGTTGATAGATGATTTCATCTTTCCAGCATCTAATGTTTATCTACAGTACATGAGAAATGGAGAATTGCCTGCTGAGCAGGCCATACCAGTCTGTAGTTCACCAGCTACCATTAATGCTGGCTTTGAGCTCCTCGTTGCACTAGCAGTTGGATGTGTGCGAAATCTCAAGCAGATAGTAGACACGTTGACTGAAATGTATTACATAGGTACAGCAATCACTA CTTGTGAAGCGCTCACAGAATGGGAGTATCTGCCACCAGTTGGGCCTCGACCGCCAAAGGGATTTGTGGGACTGAAAAATGCTGGTGCCACTTGTTACATGAATTCTGTCATTCAGCAGCTGTACATGATTCCAGCCATTAGGAATGGGATTCTTGCAATTGAAGGCACAGGCAGTGATGTAGATGATGACATGTCTGGGGATGAAAAGCAGGACAATGAG agcaaTGTTGACCCACGAGATGATGTGTTTGGTTATCCACATCAGTATGAAGATAAACCAGCACTGAGCAAAACTGAAGATAGAAAGGAGTATAATATTGGAGTTTTGAGGCATCTTCAAGTAATTTTTGGCCATTTAGCAGCTTCCAGGCTACAGTACTATGTACCGAGAGGGTTTTGGAAACAGTTTAG ACTCTGGGGTGAACCTGTAAATCTACGTGAACAACATGATGctttagaattttttaattctttggtGGACAGTTTAGATGAAGCTTTAAAAGCTTTGGGCCATCCAGCAATGTTAAGTAAAGTTTTAGGAGGGTCCTTTGCTGATCAGAAGATTTGTCAAGGATGCCCACATAG GTACGAGTGTGAGGAATCCTTCACAACTCTGAATGTAGATATAAGGAATCACCAAAACCTTCTTGATTCTTTGGAACAGTACGTCAAAGGAGATTTATTGGAAGGTGCAAATGCATATCATTgtgaaaaatgcaacaaaaag GTGGATACAGTGAAACGCTTGTTGATTAAGAAGTTGCCTCCAGTTCTTGCAATCCAGTTGAAACGATTTGATTATGACTGGGAAAGGGAATGTGCAATCAAATTCAATGATTATTTTGAATTTCCACGAGAACTGGACATGGAGCCTTACACAGTGGCAGGTGTAGCAAAATTGGAAGGGGATGACGTGAATCCTGAAAATCAGATAATACAAAATGAGCAGTCGGAAAACGAACACTCTGGGAGCACAAAATACAGACTCGTGGGTGTACTTGTGCACAGCGGCCAGGCCAGCGGCGGACATTACTACTCTTACATTATCCAGAGGAATGGTGGAGATGGTGAGAAGAACCGGTGGTACAAATTTGATGATGGAGATGTGACAGAGTGTAAAATGGATGACgatgaagagatgaaaaatcagtgttttggGGGAGAGTACATGGGCGAGGTGTTCGATCACATGATGAAGCGAATGTCCTACAGGCGCCAGAAGAGGTGGTGGAATGCTTACATTCTTTTTTATGAACGCATGGACACGATAGACAAAGACAATGaactaataaaatatatttcagaaattactaTCACCACTAAACCCCACCAGATTAAAATGCCCTCAGCCATCGAGCGAAGCGTGCGGAAGCAGAACGTGCAGTTCATGCACAATCGGATGCAGTACAGCCTGGAATATTTCCAGTTCATAAAGAAGTTGCTTACTTGTAATAGTGTCTACCTAAACCCTCCTCCAG gACAAGATCATCTGTTGcctgaagcagaagaaataacTATGATTAGTATTCAGCTTGCTGCTAGATTTCTCTTCACCACAGGATTTCATACAAAGAAAATAGTCCGTGGGCCTGCTAGTGattg GTATGATGCCCTGTGCATCCTGCTCCGTCACAGCAAGAATGTACGCTTTTGGTTTGCACACAACGTCCTTTTTAATGTTTCAAACCGCTTCTCTGAGTATCTCCTGGAATGCCCCAGTGCAGAAGTGAGGGGTGCATTTGCAAAACTTATAGTATTTATTGCACATTTTTCATTGCAAGACGGACCATGTCAATCACCTTTTGCCTCTCCTGGACCTTCCAGTCag gCTTACGATAACTTAAGTTTGAGTGATCACTTACTGAGGGCGGTACTGAATCTTCTAAGAAGGGAAGTATCTGAACACGGGCGCCACTTGCAGCAGTATTTCAATCTGTTTGTGATGTATGCCAATCTAG GTGTAGCAGAGAAGACACAACTTCTGAAACTAAATGTTCCTGCAACCTTCATGCTTGTGGCTCTGGATGAAGGTCCAGGCCCGCCAATTAAATACCAGTATGCTGAGCTGGGGAAGCTGTACACCGTGGTGTCACAGCTGATCCGCTGTTGCAACGTCTCGTCGCGGATGCAGTCTTCTATCAATG GTAATCCCCCACTTGCCAACCCTTATGGTGATCCTAATTTATCTCAACCTATAATGGCACTTCAGCAGAACGTAGCAGACATTCTGTTTGTGAGAACTAGTtatgtaaagaaaattattgaaGATTGCAGCAACTCTGAAGAGACCATCAAGTTGCTTCGTTTCTGCTGTTGGGAGAATCCTCAGTTCTCTTCCACAGTCCTCAGTGAACTGCTTTGGcag GTTGCATATTCATATACATACGAGCTTCGACCTTATTTGGATCTGCTTCTGCAAATCCTGTTAATTGAGGACTCTTGGCAAACTCACAG gATTCACAATGCACTTAAGGGAATCCCAGATGACAGGGATGGACTCTTTGACACCATTCAGCGCTCGAAGAATCATTATCAGAAAAGAGCTTACCAGTGTATAAAGTGCATGGTAGCTCTCTTTGGCAACTGCCCTGTAGCTTACCAGATCCTTCAG AGCAATGGAGATTTGAAGAGAAAATGGACCTGGGCAGTGGAATGGCTTGGAGATGAGCTGGAGCGCAGACCTTACACGGGCAATCCCCAATACACCTACAATAATTGGTCTCCACCAATACAGAGCAATGAAACATCAAATGGCTACTTCCTAGAGAGGTCACACAGTGCTAGAATGACTCTTGCAAAGGCTTGTGAACTCTGTCCAGAGGAG ATGGGAGGACAGAGCACAGATGTAAATAAACAAGATGTATCTGTCCTGCTAGCTGATGTTTACACAGATCAGCAAGTCACAGTGTTGGCTCTTActccacagcacacacagcacacacagggtgTGATaatcccagtgccaggctgtggaGTAGCTTCTGTGGGGGCACAGGCACGGTGA